Proteins found in one Oryza glaberrima chromosome 4, OglaRS2, whole genome shotgun sequence genomic segment:
- the LOC127772008 gene encoding receptor-like serine/threonine-protein kinase ALE2, with protein MPPRRAALLLLALAVYVPLGTASSTTIASYLLGLWSRAHRHSLPAPAPAPAPAPAPAPETHRPGIRHPVPRHHRKRPHVAPPLPPSSSSERQDCSGISCTAPLTSTPIGSPCGCVYPMQIQLDLVVAPYQLFPRIDELEIEIAAGTFLKQSQVRIMGAGSSLQDPEKTTVTVDLVPLGQKFDRTSALLTSNRFLQKKVPINSSIFGDYNVIYVHYPGLPSLVPSVPGSLGPISSSQYPFSANVHNRRHQKINSKSVAIIALSAVVLVLMSFGICIIWKYKGFEKSRGTGRVSNSSATRKTGMRSSFSSMTSSTASFVSTIATCPPTVKTFSISELEKATENFSFSKIIGEGGYGRVYRGTIDDEVDVAVKLLTRKHQNRDREFIAEVEMLSRLHHRNLVKLIGICIERSTRCLVFELVPNGSVESHLHGSDKIYGPLDFDTRMKIALGAARGLAYLHEDANPHVIHRDFKASNVLLENDFTPKVADFGLAKEASEGMDHISTQVMGTFGYVAPEYAMTGHLLVKSDVYSYGVVLLELLSGRKPVDMTQPPGSENLVTWARPLLTDRDGLQQLVDPSMPAASYGFEKLAKAAAIASMCVHVEASHRPFMGEVVQALKLIYNGNNDETCTSGSFGGGGGEEYEDEEASSPWNNRSWSHDFAATPPPASRRLAFPRAPARPTTMDYSSDPADGAAGTSSSSARRQRSTSSLVLDKIESLAAYDWSGPLRASRGRNFYRLRGSMSEHGGHPSEDCSMEGYWM; from the exons atgccgccgcggcgagcggcgctgctcctcctcgctctCGCCGTGTATG TGCCACTGGGAACGGCAAGCTCAACAACTATCGCGTCGTACTTACTTGGGTTATGGAGTAGAGCACATCGGCATTCTCTTCCTGCCCCAGCTCCAGctccggctccagctccagctccagccccTGAAACTCACC GACCTGGTATTAGACACCCAGTGCCTAGGCATCACAGGAAAAGGCCTCATGTTGCCCCACCACtaccaccatcatcatcatcagaaagACAAG ATTGCAGTGGGATTTCCTGTACTGCTCCACTCACATCTACTCCAATCGGTTCCCCCTGTGGCTGCGTATATCCCATGCAAATTCAACTTGATCTTGTAGTAGCACCATATCAGTTGTTTCCAAGAATTGATGAGTTAGAAATTGAGATTGCAGCAGGAACATTTCTGAAACAGAGTCAAGTTCGGATAATGGGTGCTGGGAGTAGTCTTCAAGATCCTGAAAAAACTACTGTCACCGTTGATTTGGTGCCACTAGGTCAGAAGTTTGATAGGACTTCAGCCTTACTGACTAGCAACAGATTTTTGCAAAAGAAGGTGCCAATAAACTCGTCCATATTTGGTGATTATAACGTAATATATGTTCATTATCCTG GCCTGCCTTCTTTGGTCCCTAGTGTTCCAGGATCCTTGGGCCCAATAAGCAGTAGCCAATACCCCTTTAGTGCAAATGTACACAATAGAAGACATCAGAAGATTAACTCTAAAAGTGTTGCCATAATTGCATTATCAGCTGTTGTGCTTGTATTAATGAGCTTTGGCATTTGCATCATATGGAAATATAAAGGATTTGAAAAGTCTCGTGGCACTGGTCGTGTTTCGAATTCGTCAGCCACAAGAAAAACAG GTATGAGGTCATCATTCTCCAGTATGACCAGCTCGACGGCATCTTTTGTTTCAACAATTGCAACATGCCCACCTACAGTTAAGACATTCTCTATTTCTGAGCTTGAAAAGGCCACAGAAAACTTCAGCTTCAGCAAAATAATAGGTGAAGGAGGGTATGGCCGTGTTTATCGAGGTACAATTGATGATGAAGTTGATGTTGCAGTCAAATTGCTTACAAGAAAACATCAAAACAGAGATCGTGAGTTTATTGCCGAGGTTGAGATGCTAAGTCGTTTGCATCATCGTAATCTTGTCAAGCTGATCGGTATATGCATTGAACGGAGCACAAGGTGCTTGGTGTTTGAGCTTGTTCCAAACGGAAGTGTGGAGTCTCATCTGCACG GTTCTGATAAAATATACGGCCCACTTGATTTTGATACTAGAATGAAAATAGCCCTTGGTGCAGCAAGGGGTCTGGCCTACCTACATGAGGATGCCAATCCCCATGTTATACACCGTGATTTCAAGGCCAGCAACGTTCTTTTGGAAAATGATTTCACTCCTAAGGTTGCGGATTTCGGGTTGGCAAAGGAAGCCTCAGAAGGAATGGACCATATTTCTACTCAGGTCATGGGGACTTTTGG GTACGTTGCCCCGGAGTATGCGATGACCGGGCATCTCCTGGTGAAAagcgacgtgtacagctacGGTGTCGTGCTGCTGGAGCTCCTCTCGGGGAGGAAGCCGGTGGACATGACGCAGCCGCCGGGGTCGGAGAACCTCGTCACCTGGGCGCGCCCCCTCCTCACCGACCGGGACGGCCTCCAGCAGCTGGTCGACCCGtcgatgccggcggcgagctaCGGCTTCGAGAAGCTGGCcaaggcggcggccatcgcgTCCATGTGCGTGCACGTCGAGGCGTCGCACCGGCCGTTCATGGGCGAGGTCGTGCAGGCCCTGAAGCTCATCTACAACGGCAACAACGACGAGACCTGCACCAGCGGCTcgttcggcggcggtggcggcgaggagtacgaggacgaggaggcgtCGTCGCCGTGGAACAACCGCTCGTGGAGCCACGActtcgccgcgacgccgccgccggcgtcgcgcagGCTGGCGTTCCCGCGGGCTCCGGCCCGCCCGACGACGATGGACTACAGCTCGGACCCGGCCGACGGGGCGGcggggacgtcgtcgtcgtcggcgcggcggcagcggtcgaCGTCGAGCCTGGTGCTGGACAAGATCGAGTCGCTGGCGGCGTACGACTGGTCCGGCCCGCTGAGGGCCAGCAGGGGGAGGAACTTCTACAGGCTGAGGGGGAGCATGAGCGAGCATGGCGGCCATCCTTCCGAAGATTGCTCCATGGAGGGCTACTGGATGTAG